The following coding sequences are from one Mustela lutreola isolate mMusLut2 chromosome 5, mMusLut2.pri, whole genome shotgun sequence window:
- the LOC131832350 gene encoding NADH dehydrogenase [ubiquinone] 1 alpha subcomplex subunit 3-like: MLSSAAAADAATKMAGRLATFLKDAWAKEPVLVASFTIGGLAIILPALSPFTKYAAMINQVTPYNYPVPVRDDGNMPDVPSHPQDPQGPSLEWLKNL; encoded by the coding sequence ATGCTCAGCTCGGCCGCTGCCGCCGACGCTGCGACCAAGATGGCCGGGAGACTCGCCACTTTCCTCAAGGATGCCTGGGCCAAGGAGCCGGTGCTGGTCGCGTCCTTCACCATCGGGGGCCTCGCTATAATTCTGCCGGCTCTCAGCCCCTTCACCAAATACGCCGCCATGATCAACCAGGTCACACCCTACAACTATCCAGTGCCCGTTCGGGATGATGGGAACATGCCTGATGTGCCCAGCCACCCTCAGGacccccagggccccagcttggaGTGGCTGAAGAACTTGTGA